In Rouxiella sp. WC2420, the following proteins share a genomic window:
- a CDS encoding TetR family transcriptional regulator C-terminal domain-containing protein, whose amino-acid sequence MMNSETSNSRVRLARERTMESIHAAAIAEFSEKGLQGATTQAIAQRAGMKKTQLHYYIAGKEELYEELLQKVLRVWAEIIQFDDSLVEPEAVLSRYIRNKLNFSFEQPELSRIFTSEVLSGGHYLNKYWPGAIDKIICKENLINQWIADKLIRPLDARLFIMNIWAVTQYYADFAVQVNHMYRDISSSQQNREHIIDEVTTLILRGCAV is encoded by the coding sequence ATGATGAACAGTGAAACCAGCAATAGTCGTGTTCGCCTCGCTCGCGAACGTACCATGGAAAGTATCCATGCTGCGGCAATCGCCGAATTCAGTGAAAAGGGTTTACAAGGCGCCACCACGCAAGCGATTGCGCAGCGAGCAGGGATGAAAAAAACCCAGCTGCATTATTATATCGCCGGTAAAGAAGAGCTATATGAAGAGCTGCTGCAAAAGGTACTTCGCGTTTGGGCCGAGATTATTCAGTTCGACGATAGCCTGGTTGAACCCGAAGCGGTGCTGAGTCGCTATATCAGAAACAAGCTGAATTTCTCCTTTGAACAGCCGGAATTGTCGCGCATTTTTACCAGCGAAGTGTTGAGCGGCGGCCATTACCTGAACAAGTATTGGCCAGGGGCAATCGACAAGATTATCTGCAAAGAAAATCTTATCAATCAGTGGATTGCCGATAAGTTAATCCGCCCGCTTGATGCCCGTTTGTTTATCATGAATATCTGGGCCGTGACGCAGTATTACGCCGATTTTGCGGTACAGGTGAACCATATGTATCGGGATATCAGCAGCAGTCAGCAAAATCGCGAACACATCATTGATGAAGTCACCACCCTTATCCTGCGCGGTTGCGCCGTTTAG
- the xdhA gene encoding xanthine dehydrogenase small subunit, whose product MIQFLLNDRLQQETTLPPDTTVLQYLRRDAGRCGTKEGCASGDCGACTVVIAEPQGETLRYTPINACLTFMSALQGKQLITVEDLKHRGELHSVQQAMVDNHASQCGFCTPGFVMSMFALQKSAQKKMQSAALASRGAQREEILQALSGNLCRCTGYRPIVDAAHSACELQAEDQFDRGEKVTLQRLRAIAPIAGQVTREQDDVSLLPSSIDELAAAYLANPQARLVAGGTDLALEVTQRHQRLTQLIALSHIPELQAISVTPDSLLIGAAATLSSCLPLLEHEFPDFGALLERFASQQIRNQGTFGGNIANASPIGDGGPVLLALGASLVLRRGKEQRTLPLEQFYLGYKQTALQAGEFIEQIIIPRVAADSSRTLKVYKVSKRLDDDISAVCGAFHIEVREGIVIHASIAYGGMAAIAKRASHCEQQLVGQVWQSTTVERACQALAVDYQPISDFRASQEYRMQVAKNLLRRCLIETTSSETLMRVTQYV is encoded by the coding sequence ATGATCCAGTTTTTGTTGAATGACCGTTTGCAGCAGGAGACAACCTTGCCGCCAGACACCACGGTTTTACAGTATTTACGGCGCGATGCAGGACGGTGCGGAACCAAAGAGGGTTGCGCGTCGGGTGACTGTGGCGCCTGTACGGTGGTAATTGCTGAACCGCAGGGTGAGACGCTGCGTTACACGCCGATCAACGCCTGCCTGACATTTATGTCGGCCTTGCAGGGTAAGCAACTGATTACCGTAGAAGATCTGAAACACCGGGGTGAGCTGCACAGTGTGCAGCAGGCGATGGTAGACAACCACGCCTCGCAGTGCGGCTTTTGTACCCCTGGCTTTGTCATGTCGATGTTTGCGCTGCAAAAGAGTGCGCAAAAAAAAATGCAATCTGCCGCATTGGCGAGCCGTGGCGCACAGCGCGAAGAAATATTGCAGGCGCTGTCGGGTAACCTTTGCCGCTGCACCGGCTATCGGCCTATTGTCGATGCGGCACATTCCGCTTGTGAATTGCAGGCTGAAGATCAGTTCGATCGCGGCGAAAAAGTGACCCTGCAACGTCTCAGGGCGATCGCGCCGATTGCCGGTCAGGTTACTCGTGAGCAGGATGATGTCAGCCTGCTGCCGTCATCAATTGATGAGCTGGCGGCGGCTTATCTGGCGAATCCACAGGCTAGACTGGTTGCCGGTGGCACCGATTTGGCGTTGGAAGTGACGCAGCGACATCAGCGTTTAACCCAGCTTATCGCCCTAAGCCACATCCCCGAACTTCAGGCGATTAGCGTGACCCCGGACAGCCTGCTGATTGGCGCAGCAGCGACGCTGAGCAGCTGTTTGCCGCTATTGGAGCACGAATTTCCGGATTTTGGCGCGCTGCTTGAGCGTTTTGCCTCACAGCAAATTCGTAATCAGGGCACCTTTGGCGGAAATATCGCCAACGCTTCACCGATTGGCGACGGCGGACCGGTGCTGTTGGCGCTGGGTGCTTCTCTGGTTTTGCGCCGTGGAAAAGAGCAGCGAACATTGCCGCTGGAACAGTTTTATCTGGGCTATAAGCAAACTGCTTTGCAGGCCGGTGAGTTCATCGAGCAGATTATTATCCCTCGCGTGGCGGCGGATTCGAGCAGAACACTCAAAGTCTACAAAGTTTCCAAACGCCTCGACGATGACATTTCGGCAGTGTGCGGCGCGTTCCACATTGAAGTGCGGGAGGGCATCGTGATCCACGCCTCGATTGCCTATGGCGGCATGGCGGCGATTGCCAAACGCGCCTCACACTGTGAGCAGCAACTGGTTGGCCAGGTTTGGCAAAGCACTACCGTTGAGCGGGCCTGTCAGGCATTAGCCGTCGATTATCAGCCTATTAGCGATTTTCGCGCCAGTCAGGAGTACCGCATGCAGGTGGCAAAAAACCTGCTGCGCCGCTGCCTGATCGAAACGACCTCTTCTGAAACTTTGATGCGGGTGACGCAATATGTCTAA
- the xdhB gene encoding xanthine dehydrogenase molybdopterin binding subunit: MSKSSPIPTQETLAELFRAGLASGTGKSMKHESADKHVSGEAIYIDDRLEFPNQLHLVPRLSDVAHAEILRIDIEPCYAIPGVVKVITAADVPGELDIAPLTEGDPLLAKDRIEYYGQILLAVAATSQEAARQAAAAAIIEYRELEAVLSVKQALAEQHWVEEPHVHKRGDSATALLNAEHRLQGELEIGGQEHFYLETQIATVMPGEDGAMLVYSSTQHPTEVQKLVASVLGLPMHKVVVDMRRMGGGFGGKETQAAGTACLAALAAHLTGRPVKMRLSRQDDMMITGKRHPFYVSYDVGYNHQGLIQGIEIKLAGNCGYSLDLSGSIIDRAMFHADNAYYLGDATITGYRCKTNIASNTAYRGFGGPQGMVAIEHIVDHIARERGLDPLTVRKLNYYGTHDRNVTHYYQTVEQNLLQEMTADLEQSADYAARREAIREFNARSPYLKKGLALTPVKFGISFTASFLNQAGALVLVYTDGSIQLNHGGTEMGQGLNTKVAQVVAEVFQVPLSQIQITATDTGKVPNTSPTAASSGADLNGKAAQNAAEIIKGRLTEMLMRNYQAQEQEIAFSNGQVRVKEQYFTFQQVVQEAWLNQVSLSSTGFYKTPKIFYDRSKAAGHPFYYFSYGAACSEVLIDTLTGEYKLLRADILHDVGDSLNPAIDIGQVEGGFVQGMGWLTCEELVWSGKGRLETSGPASYKIPAIADVPQDLRVKLVENRKNPEDTVFHSKAVGEPPFMLGISVWCALKDAIASVADYRLHPQLDAPATPERVLRGVTLLQDQMALSSDVVTQGSLISATQTTASTANR; this comes from the coding sequence ATGTCTAAATCATCACCTATCCCAACTCAGGAAACTCTGGCCGAGCTGTTCCGCGCCGGTCTGGCCAGCGGCACCGGCAAGAGCATGAAACACGAAAGCGCCGACAAACACGTCAGCGGCGAGGCAATTTACATTGACGACCGGCTGGAGTTCCCCAACCAGCTGCATCTCGTTCCGCGTCTGAGTGACGTCGCGCATGCCGAAATTCTGCGTATTGACATCGAACCTTGTTACGCCATTCCCGGCGTGGTTAAAGTCATCACTGCCGCCGATGTGCCCGGCGAGCTGGATATTGCGCCTTTGACCGAGGGTGACCCTTTACTGGCTAAAGATCGGATTGAATATTACGGGCAAATCCTGCTGGCCGTGGCGGCCACCTCACAGGAAGCGGCACGTCAGGCGGCGGCAGCGGCAATTATTGAATATCGTGAACTCGAAGCCGTATTAAGTGTTAAGCAGGCTCTGGCGGAGCAGCATTGGGTTGAAGAACCGCACGTTCACAAGCGCGGAGATTCAGCTACGGCGCTGCTCAACGCCGAGCATCGGTTGCAGGGCGAACTGGAAATCGGCGGTCAGGAACACTTTTATCTCGAGACGCAAATTGCCACCGTAATGCCTGGTGAAGACGGGGCGATGCTGGTCTATAGCTCGACGCAACACCCGACCGAGGTGCAGAAACTGGTCGCTTCGGTGCTTGGCCTGCCGATGCATAAAGTGGTGGTGGATATGCGTCGCATGGGAGGCGGTTTTGGCGGCAAAGAAACTCAGGCAGCGGGCACGGCTTGTCTGGCGGCGCTGGCGGCGCATCTCACTGGGCGACCGGTTAAAATGCGCCTGTCACGGCAGGATGACATGATGATCACCGGCAAACGCCATCCGTTTTATGTCAGCTATGACGTTGGATATAATCATCAAGGATTGATTCAAGGCATCGAAATCAAACTGGCGGGCAACTGCGGTTATTCACTGGATTTGTCCGGATCGATTATCGACCGTGCCATGTTTCACGCCGACAACGCCTATTATCTCGGCGACGCGACCATCACCGGCTATCGCTGCAAAACCAATATTGCCTCGAACACCGCCTATCGCGGTTTTGGCGGACCGCAAGGCATGGTGGCAATCGAGCATATTGTCGATCACATTGCCCGTGAACGAGGTCTTGACCCGCTGACGGTGCGCAAACTGAACTATTACGGCACCCACGATCGTAACGTCACTCATTATTATCAGACCGTCGAGCAAAATCTGTTGCAGGAGATGACCGCCGATCTCGAACAAAGCGCCGACTATGCCGCCCGCCGTGAAGCGATTCGAGAATTTAACGCCCGCAGCCCGTATCTGAAGAAAGGGCTGGCACTCACGCCGGTGAAATTTGGCATCTCGTTTACTGCCAGTTTCCTCAATCAGGCCGGAGCGCTGGTGCTGGTGTATACCGACGGCAGTATTCAGCTCAATCACGGCGGCACTGAAATGGGTCAGGGTCTTAACACTAAAGTCGCGCAGGTGGTGGCCGAAGTCTTTCAGGTTCCGCTGTCGCAGATTCAAATCACCGCCACCGATACCGGTAAAGTGCCGAATACTTCCCCGACAGCGGCTTCTTCCGGGGCAGATCTCAACGGTAAGGCCGCGCAAAATGCAGCGGAAATTATTAAAGGCCGCCTGACTGAAATGCTGATGCGCAACTATCAGGCGCAAGAGCAGGAAATCGCCTTTAGTAATGGCCAAGTCAGGGTTAAAGAGCAGTATTTCACTTTCCAGCAGGTGGTACAGGAAGCCTGGCTGAATCAGGTTTCGCTGTCGAGCACAGGCTTTTATAAAACGCCGAAGATTTTCTACGATCGCAGCAAGGCGGCCGGGCATCCGTTCTATTACTTTTCTTATGGCGCGGCCTGTTCGGAAGTGTTGATCGATACCCTAACCGGTGAATACAAGCTGTTGCGTGCCGATATTCTGCATGACGTGGGTGATTCGTTGAATCCGGCCATTGATATTGGGCAGGTCGAGGGCGGATTTGTGCAGGGTATGGGCTGGCTTACCTGTGAAGAATTGGTATGGAGCGGCAAAGGGCGGCTGGAAACCAGCGGCCCGGCCAGCTATAAAATCCCGGCTATTGCCGACGTGCCACAGGATTTGCGAGTTAAACTGGTGGAAAATCGCAAAAATCCCGAGGATACCGTTTTCCATTCCAAAGCCGTGGGCGAACCGCCGTTTATGCTGGGGATCTCGGTCTGGTGCGCGCTGAAAGACGCTATTGCCAGCGTGGCAGATTATCGGCTGCATCCGCAGCTTGATGCGCCAGCGACTCCAGAACGCGTGCTGCGCGGCGTAACCCTGCTGCAAGATCAGATGGCGCTTTCCAGTGACGTTGTCACTCAAGGGTCACTGATTTCAGCTACCCAAACCACGGCTTCAACCGCCAATCGCTGA
- the xdhC gene encoding xanthine dehydrogenase accessory protein XdhC, with protein sequence MRTDDWITQLSQLQQRKESCVMLTLIEHHGSTPRNSGCKMLVTADNQYFTLGGGNLEFQATAIAREMIQQGAQESRLERFNLGARLGQCCGGVATVLLEPLCQQQPHVVVYGAGHVGRALVAILSTLPCRISWVDSRASEFPATVSPEINCLVDEDPEETVQQMPANSYFIVLTHDHQLDLALSEKILKRNDFSYFGLIGSETKRKRFDYRLAGKGISEESLARMRCPVGLPDVKGKLPAEIAVAIAGEFIAAYSTAGEGR encoded by the coding sequence ATGCGCACCGATGATTGGATAACCCAGCTCAGTCAGTTGCAACAGCGTAAAGAATCCTGCGTGATGCTGACGCTGATCGAACATCATGGCTCAACGCCGCGTAACAGCGGCTGTAAGATGTTGGTGACTGCCGATAATCAGTATTTTACTCTTGGTGGCGGCAATCTGGAGTTTCAGGCCACGGCGATCGCACGGGAAATGATCCAGCAAGGCGCGCAGGAAAGTCGTCTTGAGCGTTTTAATCTCGGAGCCAGACTGGGGCAGTGCTGCGGTGGCGTGGCGACGGTATTGCTGGAGCCGCTTTGCCAGCAGCAGCCTCACGTGGTGGTTTACGGCGCGGGGCACGTCGGACGCGCTCTGGTGGCTATTTTGTCAACCTTGCCGTGCCGCATTAGCTGGGTAGATTCGCGTGCCAGTGAGTTTCCAGCCACCGTTAGCCCGGAAATAAACTGCCTGGTCGATGAAGATCCAGAAGAGACGGTGCAGCAAATGCCTGCCAACAGTTATTTTATCGTGCTGACTCACGACCATCAGCTGGATCTGGCGTTGAGCGAAAAAATCCTTAAACGCAATGATTTCAGCTATTTTGGCCTGATTGGCTCCGAGACCAAACGCAAACGCTTTGACTATCGGCTTGCTGGCAAGGGAATAAGTGAAGAAAGTCTGGCACGGATGCGCTGCCCGGTAGGATTACCCGATGTCAAAGGTAAACTTCCGGCAGAAATAGCGGTGGCTATCGCCGGAGAGTTTATTGCTGCCTATTCCACGGCGGGTGAAGGCCGCTAG
- a CDS encoding NADP-dependent oxidoreductase → MTISNQAVRFHQYGNQQVVKIEDVAIPEATGSQVVVRVISAGVNPVDMKVRSGFLSEFFPLKFPVTSGSEFMGVVDSVPAGSTTFQIGDRVMGLTGNHGAFAQFILVESAQLVRVPAGVTDETASALPVSGTTAWQGLFEQGQLKAGQRVLIHGAAGGVGALAVQLAHQAGAEIIATASAKNHDYLSHLGANKVIDYHHPQEFASIKNVDLLLDLAGAGYENLSPMLKPLARVVSAVRPDIAALISTASEPVFLQMHPDNALLETLVQQLADGLLMLKIGKVYEFAQAAEAIEQQHGGVTGRAILKIGNAN, encoded by the coding sequence ATGACTATTTCCAATCAGGCAGTGCGTTTCCATCAATACGGTAATCAGCAGGTGGTTAAAATTGAAGATGTCGCCATCCCGGAGGCCACAGGTTCTCAAGTGGTGGTCCGAGTTATCAGTGCGGGGGTTAATCCGGTTGATATGAAGGTTCGCAGCGGATTTTTAAGTGAATTCTTCCCGCTGAAATTCCCCGTCACCTCGGGTAGCGAGTTTATGGGCGTTGTTGATTCAGTTCCTGCCGGATCAACCACGTTTCAAATAGGCGACCGCGTAATGGGTTTGACTGGAAACCATGGCGCTTTTGCACAGTTTATTCTTGTCGAATCAGCCCAGTTGGTTCGAGTGCCAGCCGGAGTCACTGACGAAACAGCCAGCGCGTTGCCAGTAAGCGGGACCACCGCCTGGCAGGGATTATTCGAACAAGGGCAACTTAAAGCAGGCCAGCGGGTGCTTATCCACGGTGCGGCGGGCGGCGTTGGGGCTCTAGCGGTACAGTTGGCGCATCAGGCCGGTGCCGAAATCATTGCCACCGCCTCGGCCAAAAATCACGACTATTTAAGCCATCTCGGAGCCAATAAGGTTATCGATTATCATCATCCGCAAGAATTTGCGTCTATTAAAAACGTTGATTTATTGCTTGATTTGGCCGGTGCGGGTTATGAAAATCTGAGCCCGATGCTAAAACCGCTTGCGCGCGTGGTCAGTGCGGTCAGACCCGATATTGCTGCGTTGATCAGCACGGCTTCTGAGCCAGTATTCCTGCAAATGCATCCTGACAACGCGCTGCTGGAAACACTGGTGCAGCAGCTTGCCGACGGCTTGCTCATGCTGAAAATCGGTAAAGTTTACGAGTTCGCTCAGGCCGCCGAAGCGATTGAGCAACAGCATGGCGGAGTGACCGGACGCGCAATCCTGAAGATTGGCAATGCGAACTAA
- a CDS encoding LysR family transcriptional regulator, which translates to MARLAHVVPKMDHFMDLNGLKSFIAVAAAGGFGAASRQTGMAKSSLSRHVSQLEDQLDVRLLERTQTGFRLTEEGSFMLEKAQPLLDELNDLAEALGTRRQKPSGKLRISVPTLMVTSSFGAVAARYARLYPDVQLEVVAEDRRVDPIREGYDAVLRAQPANDEELMGKKVFSDRVLLVCKPEISGEPLPFIALGNLYRDQHIPIILNGEVSQIATREVIRLSSPAMIYDAVLDGVGAALLPIIMIGDDVKTGRLISLGEQIDGEINFWFLYPSRRHLSLRTRALMNLLVAHFAEYSAGAEAGKSEI; encoded by the coding sequence ATGGCAAGATTGGCACATGTCGTTCCAAAAATGGACCACTTTATGGATCTCAACGGATTAAAAAGCTTTATTGCCGTCGCGGCGGCGGGCGGATTTGGTGCTGCCAGCCGCCAGACCGGGATGGCTAAATCCAGTCTTTCGCGTCATGTCAGTCAGCTTGAAGACCAGCTCGATGTACGATTGCTGGAACGCACGCAAACCGGCTTTCGGCTAACTGAAGAGGGCAGTTTTATGCTGGAAAAAGCCCAGCCGTTGCTCGATGAACTGAATGACTTGGCCGAGGCGCTGGGCACTCGTCGGCAAAAACCTTCCGGCAAACTTAGAATCAGCGTGCCGACCCTGATGGTGACCTCGTCTTTTGGCGCAGTGGCGGCCCGCTACGCCCGCCTTTATCCCGACGTACAGCTTGAGGTGGTGGCAGAAGACCGGCGAGTTGACCCGATCCGCGAAGGTTACGACGCCGTGCTGCGCGCGCAGCCCGCCAATGATGAAGAGTTGATGGGTAAGAAAGTATTCAGCGACCGCGTTCTGTTAGTCTGCAAGCCTGAAATCAGCGGCGAGCCTTTACCGTTTATCGCTTTGGGCAATCTTTATCGTGATCAACATATACCAATAATCCTAAATGGCGAGGTTAGCCAGATTGCGACCCGTGAAGTTATCCGCCTGTCATCACCGGCAATGATTTATGACGCGGTTTTAGACGGTGTTGGCGCGGCTTTGTTGCCCATTATCATGATTGGCGATGACGTTAAAACGGGCAGGTTGATTTCTCTGGGGGAACAGATTGACGGGGAGATCAATTTCTGGTTTTTGTATCCCAGCCGCCGCCATTTAAGCCTGCGTACAAGGGCATTAATGAATCTGTTGGTAGCGCATTTTGCTGAATATTCTGCTGGTGCAGAAGCAGGCAAGTCAGAAATCTAA
- a CDS encoding helix-turn-helix transcriptional regulator, which translates to MSEDNRSDQNRLGNYLKDRRSRLDAASLGYPPSRRRTPGLRREEVALRANVSTTWYTWLEQGREGAPSSEVLERLARALVLSEIEREYLFLLAQNRPPALQHPPESTVSPQLQRLLDAMETIPAFIKTADWTVVAWNRAAITVLADYSAMPLKQRNVLRMVFLNTEKRRLMPEWENIAGFLVANFRAETARAGMSDTARLLIDELSAASPEFQALWLDQNVRNHGEGTKKIQHPEVGIIALDYSSFAVDGNPNLSMVVYNPATEHDKANVLALLKRSSGQNLAYDTVDREVYK; encoded by the coding sequence ATGTCAGAAGACAATCGTTCAGACCAAAACAGGCTCGGCAATTATCTTAAAGACCGTCGTAGCCGGTTGGATGCCGCCAGCCTGGGGTATCCGCCGTCAAGAAGGCGCACGCCGGGACTGCGCCGCGAAGAGGTGGCTCTGCGCGCAAACGTTAGCACTACCTGGTACACCTGGTTGGAGCAGGGCCGCGAAGGAGCGCCATCGAGCGAAGTGCTGGAGCGTTTGGCCCGTGCGCTGGTGTTGTCGGAAATTGAGCGCGAATACTTATTTTTGCTGGCACAGAATCGGCCGCCAGCCTTGCAGCATCCTCCAGAATCAACGGTATCACCGCAGTTGCAAAGGTTGCTCGACGCGATGGAGACCATCCCCGCATTTATTAAAACCGCCGATTGGACCGTGGTGGCCTGGAATCGGGCAGCAATTACCGTTCTTGCGGATTACTCGGCCATGCCGCTTAAGCAGCGTAATGTGTTGCGTATGGTGTTTCTGAATACGGAAAAGCGCAGGCTGATGCCGGAGTGGGAAAATATTGCCGGTTTTCTGGTGGCAAATTTCAGAGCCGAAACGGCTCGCGCCGGAATGAGTGACACGGCTCGCCTGCTGATAGACGAGCTTAGCGCAGCCAGCCCTGAGTTTCAGGCGCTTTGGCTTGATCAAAATGTTCGCAATCACGGCGAAGGCACCAAGAAGATTCAGCATCCTGAGGTCGGCATTATCGCTCTCGACTACTCGTCATTTGCCGTGGATGGTAATCCCAATCTCAGCATGGTGGTCTATAACCCGGCGACTGAACACGATAAAGCCAACGTTTTGGCCTTGCTAAAGCGCTCTTCCGGGCAGAACTTGGCCTATGACACTGTGGATCGTGAAGTTTATAAATAA
- a CDS encoding ABC transporter permease — protein sequence MNKNSWLPMFTGGALLLLVAVPVSFVLLQAIFPHFASGVFSAPFSTFGRLLHDAQFSTELGGTVKLGLGVAFGSALIGIPLGTLRGLFVLPAAAFWDALFLIPFLFPPYLAALSWMLALQSHGYLQQLVGLDLNNLLFSLPGMVFVMTLNVFPVVYFAVSRSMAASGSRLAEVARVHGAGPWRAFGRITLPLALPSMASSLLLAFTLAIEEYGVPAALGTRSGIAVLTTGIEQRLADWPIDMPGAAGISVVLVAIACCAFCVQRAITQGKNVATTSGKPIAVAPRQLGIWRLPVMVIFCLIALIAVGVPLASMLATAFSRTLSGGLSMNNLTWRHFNALFDLQGDAVSALTTSLGLALATALIVGTIGLLASWLVVSQRVRFAAWIDALSLFPAALPGIVVGVGLILAWNRSFWPVTPYNTVGILLLAYCCLLMPYPVRYVSAAIKQIGENLQSAARVHGASAAQALRLILLPLVWPSLLASMMMVFAVASRELVTSLLLAPAGVETVSVFVWRQFEQGSVGDGMAMASLAVLLTLAVMLLAVRLQNRQLN from the coding sequence ATGAATAAAAATTCCTGGCTACCGATGTTTACCGGTGGCGCGCTGCTGCTTTTGGTGGCAGTGCCGGTCAGTTTTGTACTGTTACAGGCGATTTTTCCACACTTTGCCAGTGGCGTATTTTCTGCACCGTTCAGCACCTTTGGTCGACTGTTGCACGATGCCCAGTTTTCAACCGAGTTGGGCGGAACAGTCAAGCTGGGGTTAGGTGTGGCATTTGGCAGTGCGCTGATCGGCATTCCATTGGGAACATTGCGCGGATTGTTTGTTTTACCCGCCGCTGCGTTTTGGGATGCATTGTTTCTGATCCCTTTCCTTTTCCCCCCTTATCTTGCCGCCCTTTCCTGGATGTTGGCGCTGCAATCTCACGGCTACCTGCAGCAGCTTGTAGGCCTGGATTTAAATAACCTCCTGTTTTCGCTGCCGGGAATGGTGTTCGTCATGACGCTGAACGTCTTCCCGGTGGTCTATTTTGCCGTATCGCGGAGCATGGCCGCCAGCGGGAGCCGCCTCGCCGAGGTGGCAAGAGTTCACGGGGCCGGTCCGTGGCGGGCCTTTGGGCGAATTACTTTACCCCTGGCGCTGCCGTCAATGGCTTCAAGCCTACTGTTGGCCTTTACGCTGGCAATTGAGGAGTACGGCGTTCCTGCAGCTTTGGGGACCCGCAGCGGTATCGCCGTGTTGACCACCGGAATCGAACAGCGGCTGGCGGACTGGCCTATCGATATGCCGGGCGCGGCGGGCATTTCCGTGGTGTTGGTTGCTATCGCCTGTTGTGCCTTCTGTGTGCAGCGGGCCATCACCCAGGGTAAAAATGTTGCAACCACCTCGGGTAAACCGATTGCCGTGGCCCCTCGTCAGCTGGGGATTTGGCGTTTGCCGGTTATGGTAATTTTTTGCTTGATAGCGCTGATTGCCGTGGGCGTTCCTTTAGCGTCAATGCTGGCGACCGCGTTTAGCCGCACGCTCTCTGGCGGGCTGAGCATGAACAATCTGACCTGGCGTCATTTCAATGCATTGTTTGACCTACAGGGCGATGCGGTGAGCGCGCTAACGACCAGTCTTGGTTTGGCGCTCGCCACTGCGCTGATTGTCGGAACGATCGGTTTGCTGGCGTCGTGGCTGGTTGTCTCACAGCGAGTGCGCTTTGCGGCGTGGATTGATGCGTTGTCGCTATTTCCAGCAGCATTACCCGGCATTGTCGTTGGCGTAGGGCTGATTCTGGCGTGGAACCGCAGCTTTTGGCCGGTCACACCTTATAATACCGTGGGGATTTTACTGTTGGCCTATTGCTGTCTGCTGATGCCTTATCCGGTGCGATACGTCAGTGCGGCCATCAAGCAGATTGGCGAAAATCTTCAGTCAGCGGCAAGAGTTCACGGGGCCAGCGCGGCACAGGCGTTGCGGCTGATTCTGCTGCCGCTGGTCTGGCCCAGCCTGCTCGCCTCGATGATGATGGTGTTTGCGGTTGCTTCGCGCGAGTTGGTGACCTCGCTATTGCTTGCTCCCGCCGGAGTGGAAACCGTGTCGGTATTTGTCTGGCGGCAGTTTGAACAGGGTTCGGTGGGCGACGGAATGGCAATGGCCAGCCTGGCGGTGTTACTGACTCTGGCAGTGATGCTGTTGGCTGTCAGGCTGCAAAATCGCCAACTGAATTGA
- a CDS encoding ABC transporter substrate-binding protein, with amino-acid sequence MTLSFALTTGAAQALTVYTAGPGSLAKKLAAGYEKQTGVKVDIFQATTGKVMARLDAEQANPRADVLISASWDTATSLAKRDWLLAYQSPNASHVPAEFKNPYYVAQGISALGIVWNTKSGTPEPHDWQDLALPAFKDKVTTPDPSLSGASLDLLIGLQNAYGDQAWKLFDNLKANGMIVAGPNAQALTPVLQGAKAAVFGAVDYVSYNSVEAGEAVKVIFPTSGTVIAPRPMMILKSSKEPAQAKAFVDYVLSPEGQKLVADAWLMPAREDIDAKRPLFKTLKVLPAETAGSVDRKQVLDKFAALFAAQ; translated from the coding sequence ATGACTCTCTCTTTTGCTCTGACAACCGGCGCTGCACAGGCACTGACCGTGTACACTGCCGGCCCCGGCTCGCTGGCTAAAAAACTGGCGGCGGGCTATGAAAAACAGACCGGCGTCAAGGTCGATATTTTTCAGGCGACAACCGGCAAAGTGATGGCGCGTCTCGATGCGGAACAGGCTAACCCGCGCGCCGACGTACTGATTTCTGCTTCATGGGACACGGCAACCAGCCTCGCAAAACGCGACTGGCTGCTGGCATATCAAAGCCCCAATGCTTCCCACGTCCCGGCTGAATTCAAAAATCCTTACTATGTTGCTCAGGGTATTTCGGCGCTGGGTATTGTCTGGAATACTAAAAGCGGCACTCCAGAACCACACGACTGGCAGGACTTGGCACTACCGGCATTCAAAGACAAAGTGACCACGCCGGACCCTTCACTCTCCGGCGCTTCGCTGGATTTGCTGATCGGTCTGCAAAATGCTTATGGCGATCAGGCCTGGAAGCTGTTTGATAATCTTAAGGCTAACGGCATGATAGTCGCCGGTCCTAACGCTCAGGCACTCACCCCAGTATTGCAAGGCGCCAAGGCCGCCGTCTTTGGCGCGGTGGATTATGTTTCGTACAACAGCGTCGAGGCGGGGGAAGCGGTAAAAGTGATTTTCCCAACCAGCGGTACAGTGATTGCGCCACGTCCGATGATGATCCTCAAAAGCAGCAAAGAGCCTGCTCAGGCCAAAGCTTTTGTTGATTATGTTCTGTCGCCGGAGGGTCAGAAACTGGTCGCCGATGCCTGGCTGATGCCCGCGCGCGAAGACATTGACGCCAAACGCCCGCTTTTTAAAACATTAAAAGTTTTACCCGCCGAGACTGCCGGTTCCGTCGATCGTAAACAGGTACTGGACAAGTTTGCGGCCCTGTTTGCAGCACAGTAA